From a region of the Bacillota bacterium genome:
- a CDS encoding HAD-IIIA family hydrolase: MVEQNSLTLSDSALAERLQAVKAVILDVDGVLTDGGIYYDPTGREIKRFHVADGLGMELLRHAGIRVVILSGRVAEAITRRAAELRVTDCYQGVRDKKAQIEKLRQQWQLKAEELLYVGDDLNDLPAFEAVGVRVAVANADALLQSQAHYVTRATGGNGAVREVCEWLLKARGEWENAVEAYLQSRREAGSEP, from the coding sequence ATGGTGGAACAGAACTCGCTTACCTTATCGGATTCAGCCCTTGCGGAGAGGCTGCAGGCGGTGAAAGCGGTGATACTGGACGTGGACGGCGTGCTGACCGACGGCGGGATTTACTACGACCCCACCGGGCGCGAAATCAAGCGGTTCCACGTCGCCGACGGACTGGGGATGGAGCTGTTGCGTCACGCCGGTATCCGCGTGGTGATTCTTTCGGGACGTGTCGCCGAAGCCATCACCCGTCGTGCCGCCGAGTTGAGGGTCACCGACTGCTATCAGGGCGTGCGCGACAAGAAAGCGCAGATTGAAAAGCTTCGCCAGCAGTGGCAGTTGAAAGCGGAGGAGCTGCTGTACGTGGGCGATGACCTGAACGACCTGCCCGCGTTCGAGGCGGTGGGCGTGCGGGTGGCAGTGGCGAACGCCGATGCCCTGCTCCAGTCGCAGGCGCACTACGTGACGAGAGCGACAGGTGGCAACGGCGCGGTGCGCGAGGTGTGCGAGTGGCTGCTGAAGGCGCGCGGAGAGTGGGAAAATGCAGTGGAGGCTTACCTGCAGTCGCGAAGGGAGGCAGGTAGTGAGCCGTGA
- a CDS encoding Uma2 family endonuclease — translation MATVQIQRPVHYPESDGKPMAETPEHLEAMLYLIDALKRYFAARDDVYVAGNQFLYWVEGNPSQRVAPDVYVAFGVPKRPWRATWKVWEIGKAPDVIIELTSRSTAGEDLDRKYRLYQRLGVKEYILIDVRREYLIEPVILHRLAGGAYQQIPTAHPGDREWRARSELLGLEVVVRAEDDGYLVRLYDPVRGRIIPTAVELEERATEMETRLRELEAKLRQREESAE, via the coding sequence GTGGCGACCGTACAGATACAACGCCCGGTGCATTACCCGGAATCGGATGGCAAGCCCATGGCGGAGACACCAGAACATTTAGAAGCGATGCTGTATTTGATCGACGCGCTAAAGCGGTACTTCGCGGCACGAGACGATGTGTATGTCGCGGGCAATCAGTTCCTGTACTGGGTGGAAGGGAACCCCTCGCAGCGCGTCGCCCCTGACGTGTATGTGGCTTTCGGCGTGCCCAAACGCCCGTGGCGCGCCACGTGGAAGGTGTGGGAGATTGGTAAGGCGCCCGATGTGATTATCGAGCTCACCTCCCGCTCCACCGCAGGGGAGGACCTGGACAGGAAGTATCGGCTTTATCAGCGACTGGGTGTGAAGGAGTACATCCTGATCGACGTGCGGCGTGAATATTTGATAGAACCGGTCATTCTGCATCGCCTGGCGGGGGGCGCATACCAGCAGATACCGACGGCACATCCCGGCGACCGCGAGTGGCGCGCTCGCAGTGAATTGTTGGGGCTGGAAGTGGTGGTGCGCGCAGAGGACGATGGTTACTTGGTGCGTCTGTATGACCCCGTGCGCGGGCGCATTATCCCAACCGCCGTAGAGCTGGAAGAGCGAGCAACAGAAATGGAAACCCGCCTGCGGGAACTGGAGGCGAAACTGCGACAACGGGAGGAAAGCGCAGAGTGA
- a CDS encoding KpsF/GutQ family sugar-phosphate isomerase, with amino-acid sequence MIETAREVLHTEAQSILRLIDRLDERFVRAVQTILACKGRVVTTGMGKSGAIARKVAATFASTGTPSFFLHPAEGVHGDLGMVTPEDVVLALSTSGETDELLAILPALKRIGVRLIAMVGRTESTLAQEADVVLDVSVEREACPYNLAPTASTTAMLAMGDALAITVMQERRFTPEDFAVFHPAGTLGRRLLLRVHDVMRTGDSVAVVHQAKPLREVLFAITKANAGAACIVNDDGTLAGIITDGDIRRHLLRDVASLDKPAAELMTRTPYVIEGNPLAVEALHLFESLPVKIGEMPVLDEQRKPVGMLMLKDLLRTGIV; translated from the coding sequence ATGATAGAAACAGCCAGAGAGGTGTTGCACACGGAGGCGCAGAGCATTTTGCGCCTGATTGACCGTCTGGACGAGCGGTTCGTTCGGGCGGTGCAGACGATACTTGCCTGTAAAGGCAGAGTGGTGACCACGGGCATGGGCAAGTCGGGCGCGATTGCCCGCAAAGTGGCGGCGACGTTTGCCAGTACGGGCACGCCCAGCTTCTTCCTGCATCCCGCGGAGGGCGTTCACGGCGATCTGGGCATGGTGACGCCGGAAGACGTGGTGCTTGCCCTCTCCACCAGCGGCGAGACCGACGAACTGCTGGCGATACTGCCCGCCCTGAAGCGAATCGGCGTGCGGCTGATAGCGATGGTGGGACGCACCGAATCCACCCTGGCCCAGGAGGCGGACGTGGTGCTGGACGTCTCGGTGGAACGCGAAGCCTGCCCGTACAACCTCGCCCCGACCGCGAGTACCACAGCCATGCTGGCGATGGGCGACGCGCTGGCGATTACGGTGATGCAGGAGCGGCGCTTCACCCCCGAGGACTTCGCGGTGTTTCACCCTGCGGGCACGCTGGGCAGGCGGCTGCTGCTGCGGGTGCATGACGTGATGCGCACGGGCGACAGCGTGGCGGTGGTGCATCAGGCGAAGCCGTTGCGCGAGGTGCTGTTTGCTATCACGAAGGCGAACGCGGGCGCGGCGTGCATTGTGAACGACGACGGCACCTTGGCGGGCATTATCACCGACGGCGACATCCGCCGACACCTGCTGCGCGACGTCGCCAGTCTGGACAAACCAGCGGCGGAGCTGATGACCCGCACGCCCTACGTGATCGAGGGCAATCCGCTGGCGGTGGAAGCGCTGCACCTTTTTGAAAGCCTGCCAGTCAAAATCGGCGAGATGCCCGTGCTGGACGAGCAGCGCAAGCCCGTCGGAATGTTGATGTTGAAAGACCTGTTGCGGACGGGGATTGTGTAG
- a CDS encoding bifunctional 4-hydroxy-2-oxoglutarate aldolase/2-dehydro-3-deoxy-phosphogluconate aldolase, producing MKEIVQQLLAGKVVGILRLPRSDLALQALEVAIEHGLRAVEVTMTTPGALEILRAARQRWDGKAVVGAGTVLNAEEAQAVIDAGAQFVVSPILDAGMVETALRANVPPIPGVFSPTEMVTASRLGAPIVKVFPAVTLGTAFFKEVKAPLPQIPLMAVGGLNAHNAAEYLHAGADMVGVGGALFPKAAILAGEFEGVAQTAEALVALSHLHIEHA from the coding sequence ATGAAAGAGATTGTGCAGCAGCTGCTCGCGGGGAAGGTGGTGGGCATCCTGCGTCTGCCAAGGTCTGACCTCGCGCTGCAGGCACTGGAGGTGGCGATCGAACATGGACTGCGGGCGGTGGAGGTCACCATGACCACGCCCGGTGCGCTGGAGATTCTGCGCGCCGCGCGTCAGCGATGGGACGGTAAGGCAGTGGTGGGCGCAGGGACGGTGTTGAACGCAGAGGAAGCGCAGGCAGTCATCGACGCAGGGGCGCAGTTCGTGGTCTCGCCGATACTGGATGCGGGCATGGTGGAGACCGCATTGCGGGCGAATGTGCCGCCCATTCCAGGGGTCTTCAGCCCGACGGAGATGGTGACCGCCTCCCGACTGGGCGCGCCGATTGTGAAGGTATTTCCGGCGGTGACGCTGGGCACAGCGTTTTTCAAGGAAGTGAAGGCACCGTTACCACAGATACCGCTGATGGCGGTGGGAGGGTTGAACGCGCACAACGCCGCTGAATACCTGCACGCAGGCGCGGATATGGTGGGTGTGGGCGGGGCACTTTTCCCGAAGGCGGCGATACTGGCAGGCGAGTTCGAGGGCGTGGCGCAAACCGCGGAAGCACTGGTGGCATTAAGTCACCTGCATATCGAACACGCCTAA
- a CDS encoding PEP-CTERM sorting domain-containing protein (PEP-CTERM proteins occur, often in large numbers, in the proteomes of bacteria that also encode an exosortase, a predicted intramembrane cysteine proteinase. The presence of a PEP-CTERM domain at a protein's C-terminus predicts cleavage within the sorting domain, followed by covalent anchoring to some some component of the (usually Gram-negative) cell surface. Many PEP-CTERM proteins exhibit an unusual sequence composition that includes large numbers of potential glycosylation sites. Expression of one such protein has been shown restore the ability of a bacterium to form floc, a type of biofilm.), translating into MSGGLLKNLWRIVLLGALASVLLGGSQALATTFTLTHNGWTYSENISQQGLGDFKDTNGTDHMYQNWWWYRTNLDSAEKPLTKLVTITSGGANNVQLVFREDAGNLPNALLIRLDYTLNGVNANSAYVNVAWSIQHIYSPLPQPITVDFFAYSDFDLNDTPGGDTAFPPLPVDVHYEEGNTLVDVIASEFDLVGYDIDFYANLRDLLNDSAVYNVSNSAGGTGDMTNVFQWRKTLTLGETLSGSLTKVVTLSAPPGPVIPEPGTWALMLSGLAPVALRLRKKA; encoded by the coding sequence ATGTCTGGAGGTTTGCTCAAAAACCTGTGGCGTATCGTTTTACTGGGCGCGCTGGCGTCCGTGCTGTTGGGCGGTTCGCAGGCTCTGGCAACTACCTTCACCCTGACCCACAACGGCTGGACGTATTCCGAGAATATCAGCCAGCAGGGGCTTGGTGACTTCAAGGACACTAACGGTACCGACCACATGTACCAAAACTGGTGGTGGTACCGCACCAACCTAGATAGTGCGGAAAAGCCCTTGACCAAGCTGGTCACCATTACGTCCGGCGGTGCCAACAACGTGCAGTTGGTTTTTAGGGAAGACGCTGGTAATCTGCCAAATGCGCTTTTGATCAGGCTAGACTACACGCTCAACGGCGTCAACGCAAATTCTGCCTACGTCAACGTTGCCTGGAGCATCCAGCACATTTACTCACCCTTACCGCAGCCTATTACGGTCGACTTCTTCGCTTACTCGGATTTCGACCTGAACGACACTCCGGGCGGCGATACCGCTTTCCCCCCGCTGCCGGTTGACGTCCATTACGAAGAGGGAAACACGCTCGTGGACGTTATCGCCAGCGAGTTTGACTTGGTGGGCTACGACATTGACTTCTATGCCAACCTGCGCGACCTGCTGAACGACAGCGCAGTGTACAATGTCTCCAATTCAGCAGGCGGAACGGGCGACATGACCAACGTGTTCCAGTGGCGGAAAACGCTGACACTCGGAGAGACTCTGAGCGGAAGCCTCACGAAGGTGGTAACCCTTAGCGCCCCACCCGGTCCCGTCATCCCTGAGCCGGGCACGTGGGCGTTGATGCTGAGCGGTCTGGCGCCGGTCGCGCTGCGCCTGCGCAAAAAGGCTTAA
- the ggt gene encoding gamma-glutamyltransferase, with amino-acid sequence MTYRGVVVARNGAVATSQPLATAAGLHVLQSGGNFVDAALTISAVLTVVEPYNSHLGGDAFVVLYDARTRQTHALNASGPAPQAATLERFRDGIPLRGIQSASVPGLVSAWVLLHERYATRELAELLQPAIRYAQQGFPAGYRYSQVFHAHADLLRQFPITWRELLPDGELPYPGKMMTQPNLGWTLSRIAAHGPMEFYRGEIAQRIVRHCQHHGGLFTEQDLAEPPAEWLEPLRVEYRGYTLHAQPPVSQGHILAQMLNILEGYDLHRMGALSADVIHLQVEAKKLAFADRHAYLGDPRFVSVPMDVLLSNEYAERRRRQIDPNRAANRVAAGEIEHDTTYFCVVDRYGNAISFIQSIFHSFGCAEVAEGTGVLFNNRMTGFSLDPNSPNVLEPGKRTAHTLNAYLLTREGELAFVGGTPGGDVQVQSNAQVICNLIDFGMNPQEAVEAPRWQHDTEGLKVERRVPTETLVALEQKGHRVLLLPEWGQSGAVQVIAVHPASRALLAGSDPRCDGHAAGW; translated from the coding sequence GTGACCTATCGCGGAGTGGTCGTGGCTCGAAACGGCGCAGTGGCCACTTCTCAGCCGTTGGCTACGGCGGCGGGGCTGCATGTCTTGCAAAGCGGGGGCAACTTCGTGGATGCCGCGCTCACTATCAGCGCGGTGCTGACGGTGGTGGAACCCTACAACAGCCATCTGGGCGGCGATGCCTTCGTGGTGCTATACGACGCCCGCACGCGACAAACGCACGCGCTGAACGCCTCCGGTCCTGCCCCACAAGCCGCCACCCTGGAACGCTTCCGCGATGGGATTCCCCTGCGAGGCATCCAGAGCGCGTCGGTACCGGGGCTGGTATCCGCCTGGGTACTGCTGCACGAGCGGTACGCCACCCGCGAGCTCGCCGAACTGTTACAGCCCGCCATCCGCTACGCACAGCAGGGATTCCCCGCGGGCTACCGCTACAGTCAGGTATTCCATGCGCACGCCGACCTGCTAAGGCAGTTTCCCATCACCTGGCGCGAACTGTTGCCCGACGGCGAGCTGCCTTATCCCGGCAAAATGATGACACAGCCAAACCTTGGCTGGACGCTGAGCCGCATCGCCGCGCACGGACCGATGGAGTTCTATCGGGGGGAGATTGCCCAGCGCATCGTACGACACTGCCAGCACCACGGCGGACTGTTTACCGAGCAAGACCTTGCCGAGCCGCCCGCCGAGTGGCTCGAACCGCTTCGCGTGGAGTACCGCGGTTACACCCTGCACGCGCAGCCGCCTGTTTCGCAGGGACACATCCTCGCGCAGATGCTGAACATTCTGGAGGGCTACGACCTGCACCGCATGGGCGCGCTCAGCGCCGACGTCATCCATCTGCAGGTGGAGGCGAAAAAACTCGCCTTCGCGGACAGACACGCCTACCTCGGCGACCCGCGCTTCGTATCGGTGCCGATGGACGTGCTGCTCAGTAACGAGTACGCGGAACGGCGCAGGCGACAGATAGACCCCAACCGCGCCGCCAACCGCGTTGCCGCAGGCGAGATAGAACACGACACCACATACTTCTGTGTGGTAGACCGCTACGGCAACGCCATCTCCTTCATCCAGAGCATCTTCCACTCTTTCGGCTGTGCGGAAGTGGCAGAAGGCACGGGTGTCCTGTTCAACAACCGCATGACGGGCTTCTCGTTAGACCCCAACAGCCCCAATGTGCTGGAGCCAGGCAAGCGCACCGCGCACACCCTCAATGCCTACCTGCTCACCCGTGAGGGGGAGCTGGCTTTCGTGGGGGGTACGCCGGGAGGCGATGTGCAGGTGCAGAGCAACGCGCAGGTTATTTGCAACCTGATAGATTTCGGCATGAACCCGCAGGAGGCGGTAGAGGCGCCCCGCTGGCAGCATGACACGGAGGGGCTTAAAGTGGAGCGCCGCGTGCCGACGGAGACCCTGGTCGCGCTGGAGCAGAAGGGGCATCGCGTGCTGTTACTGCCCGAGTGGGGGCAATCGGGTGCGGTACAGGTCATTGCGGTGCACCCCGCAAGCAGGGCGTTGCTCGCTGGCTCCGACCCCCGCTGCGACGGACACGCCGCCGGCTGGTAA
- a CDS encoding metallophosphatase, translated as MSRLVILHTNDMHNVLARDEQRAARLMEIVEAERANPPVLLLDAGDAIGAGNLTFNPAGEAILERMTAIGYHAMTIGNREFHLTEIGFTTKLNRARFPVLCANVRARGNARLPVRSHLILETPVGRVGIFGVTVPMITGRMLSHHVSAYVFDDPIRVGAEMAERLRPQADLLIALTHIGLKQDIELAKRAPQIDLIIGGHSHSVLEEPQREGRVAIVQAGSYARFVGRVEVEFAEPTTISGKLLSLV; from the coding sequence GTGAGCCGACTGGTCATCCTGCATACCAACGACATGCATAATGTGCTGGCGCGGGATGAGCAACGTGCGGCACGGCTGATGGAAATCGTGGAGGCGGAGCGGGCAAACCCGCCCGTGCTGCTGCTGGACGCCGGCGATGCGATTGGGGCAGGCAACCTGACCTTCAACCCCGCCGGCGAGGCCATTCTGGAGCGGATGACCGCCATCGGCTACCACGCGATGACCATCGGCAACCGCGAGTTCCACCTGACGGAGATTGGCTTCACCACCAAGCTGAACCGGGCGCGCTTCCCTGTGCTGTGCGCCAACGTGCGTGCGCGCGGCAATGCCCGATTGCCGGTGCGCTCCCACCTGATTCTGGAAACGCCCGTCGGGCGGGTGGGCATCTTCGGTGTGACGGTGCCGATGATTACCGGGCGGATGTTGAGCCACCACGTCAGCGCATACGTGTTCGACGACCCCATCCGCGTGGGCGCGGAGATGGCGGAGCGGTTACGCCCGCAGGCAGACCTGCTGATTGCGCTCACGCATATCGGGCTAAAGCAGGATATCGAGCTGGCAAAGCGTGCGCCCCAGATAGACCTGATTATCGGCGGGCACAGCCACTCGGTGCTGGAGGAACCGCAGCGCGAGGGGCGCGTGGCGATTGTGCAGGCGGGCAGTTACGCGCGGTTTGTGGGCAGGGTGGAAGTGGAGTTCGCCGAGCCGACCACCATCAGCGGCAAGCTGTTGTCGCTGGTGTAG